From one Brachypodium distachyon strain Bd21 chromosome 4, Brachypodium_distachyon_v3.0, whole genome shotgun sequence genomic stretch:
- the LOC100845832 gene encoding probable inactive receptor kinase RLK902 yields the protein MPLRGAVLLLVVVVLCCSTLRRAASDLAADQAALLAFRAAVGPRLPWDASSASPCGWRGVVCDNDTGSRVVALQLPGAGLIGEVPPGTLGNLTALRTLSLRSNALSGAIPADIGNCGELRYLYLHGNSLAGEIPEGLFSLRLLLRLVLSNNRITGGVSLEFNKLPRLETLYLEDNGLNGTLPADLDLPKLALFNVSNNNQLNGPVPASLAGRPASAFSGTGLCGAPLSPCPSPPLPPPSQSPPPAPAAQGSKNSKLSVAAIAGISAGAGAALLVLVLAAIFLLCFRRRKTKADTSTETAATGGEDASPPATVSVAKMMDKSDTTQRSRSTSQTMAVNNNAKKQLVFVGSEPDAPYELESLLHASAEVLGKGWLGTTYRATLEGGVAVVTVKRLREMPTPEKDFRRTVAALGALRHENLVPLRAYFYSKEEKLLVYDFVPGARGLSSLLHGPNAGRERLDFTSRARIALSSARGVASMHGAGASHGNIKSSNILVADDADVARAYVTDHGLVQLVGASVPLKRVTGYRAPEVKDPRRASRESDAYSFGVLLLELLTGRAPVNSVPGIDGVDLTQWVRTVVEEEWTGEVFDASIANEAHVEEDMVRLLQLAIECTEQRPDRRPAMAEVAARIEQIVDSAVRKADSDDFHSVSAGHSSA from the coding sequence ATGCCGCTGCGAGGCGCCGTGCTGCTCCTTGTCGTCGTCGTGCTGTGCTGCTCCacgctccgccgcgccgcgtccgacctcgcggcggaccaggcggcgctgctcgcgTTCCGGGCTGCGGTCGGCCCGCGGCTCCCGTGGGACGCGTCGTCCGCGTCCCCCTGCGGCTGGCGCGGCGTCGTGTGCGACAACGACACCGGGAGCCGCGTCGTCGCGCTGCAGCTCCCCGGGGCCGGCCTGATAGGCGAGGTGCCGCCGGGCACCCTGGGCAACCTGACGGCGTTACGGACGCTCTCCCTCCGCTCCAACGCGCTCTCCGGCGCGATCCCCGCGGACATCGGCAACTGCGGGGAGCTCCGGTACCTGTACCTCCACGGCAACAGCCTCGCGGGCGAGATACCGGAAGGGCTCTTCTCGCTGCGCCTGCTGCTACGGCTCGTCCTCTCCAACAATCGCATCACTGGCGGCGTGTCCCTGGAGTTCAACAAGCTCCCGCGGCTCGAGACTCTGTACCTCGAGGACAACGGCCTCAACGGCACCCTCCCGGCCGACCTTGACCTCCCGAAGCTCGCGCTGTTCAACGTGTCGAATAACAACCAGCTCAACGGCCCAGTGCCCGCGTCGCTCGCCGGAAGGCCGGCCAGCGCCTTTAGCGGGACAGGGCTCTGTGGCGCCCCTCTAAGCCCGTGCCCGAgtcctcctctgccgccgccgtcgcaaTCGCCGCCTCCGGCACCTGCAGCTCAGGGCAGCAAGAACAGCAAGCTCTCCGTTGCTGCGATCGCTGGCATCTCtgcgggcgccggcgcggcgctcTTGGTGCTGGTGCTCGCGGCGATCTTCCTGCTCTGTTTCCGTCGTCGCAAGACAAAGGCCGACACGTCCACCGAGACCGCGGCCACGGGCGGCGAGGACGCGTCACCGCCAGCGACGGTCTCCGTGGCGAAGATGATGGACAAGAGCGACACGACGCAGCGGTCGCGCTCCACCTCGCAGACGATGGCAGTCAACAACAACGCCAAGAAGCAGCTGGTGTTCGTGGGGAGCGAGCCGGACGCGCCCTACGAGCTGGAGTCGCTGCTGCACGCGTCGGCGGAGGTGCTCGGGAAGGGCTGGCTCGGCACGACCTACCGCGCCACGCTCGAGGGCGGCGTCGCCGTGGTGACCGTCAAGCGGCTCAGGGAGATGCCTACCCCCGAGAAGGACTTCCGCCGCACCGTGGCGGCGCTGGGCGCGCTCCGGCACGAGAACCTGGTGCCGCTCCGCGCATACTTCTACAGCAAAGAGGAGAAGCTCCTCGTCTACGACTTCGTCCCGGGCGCCCGAggcctctcctccctcctccacggCCCCAATGCCGGCCGCGAGCGGCTCGACTTCACGTCACGGGCGCGCATCGCGCTGTCGTCCGCGCGGGGCGTCGCCTCAAtgcacggcgccggcgcgtccCACGGCAACATCAAGTCGTCCAACATCCTGGTCGCGGACGACGCCGACGTCGCGCGCGCCTACGTGACCGACCACGGCCTCGTCCAGCTCGTGGGCGCGTCCGTGCCGCTGAAGCGCGTCACGGGGTACCGCGCCCCGGAGGTCAAGGACCCGCGCAGGGCGTCGCGGGAGTCCGACGCGTACAGCTTcggcgtgctgctgctggagctgctCACGGGGAGAGCGCCCGTGAACTCGGTGCCCGGGATCGACGGCGTCGATCTGACACAGTGGGTGCGCacggtggtggaggaggagtggACGGGGGAGGTGTTCGACGCGAGCATCGCCAACGAGGCGCACGTGGAGGAGGACATGgtgcggctgctgcagctcgCCATCGAATGCACGGAGCAGCGGCCCGATCGGCGgcccgccatggccgaggtGGCCGCGAGGATAGAGCAGATCGTCGATAGCGCGGTCAGGAAGGCGGACTCGGATGACTTCCACAGCGTGTCCGCCGGCCATTCTTCCGCGTAG
- the LOC100828033 gene encoding probable cinnamyl alcohol dehydrogenase 8D, whose amino-acid sequence MSHHLHLRGSVPPLSFRGGLDARFSPGVPWHFASSSSNVGVAAASSARTLRPPQHRAKVMAKEAGEQETAALGWAARDASGVLSPFDFSRRAQKDDDVTIKVLYCGICHTDLYIIKNEWGNAMYPVVPGHEILGVVTDVGSGVTKFKAGETVGVGYFVGSCRSCESCGNGYENYCYGMVLTSNGIDAEHGGAVTQGGFSDVIVVNEDYVVRVPDGLPLDKAAPLLCAGVTVYSPMMRFGLNAPGKHLGVVGLGGLGHVAVKFGKAFGMKVTVISTSPGKREEAIEKLGADDFLVSRDPGQMQAAFGTMDGILDTVSAWHPISPLFALMKPMGQMVFVGGPTKPLELPAVAIVPGGKGIAGNCVGGMRDCQAMLDFAGKHGITAEVEVIKMDYVNTALERLQKNDVRYRFVIDVAGSLGTTA is encoded by the exons ATGTCGCATCATCTTCACCTGCGTGGCTCGGTTCCTCCGCTGTCCTTCCGCGGTGGACTGGACGCTCGCTTTTCGCCCGGTGTGCCCTGGCATTTcgctagcagcagcagcaacgtcGGCGTGGCTGCAGCATCGTCTGCACGAAccctccggccgccgcagcACAGGGCGAAGGTGATGGCGAAGGAGGCCGGGGAgcaggagacggcggcgctcGGCTGGGCGGCGAGGGACGCCTCCGGTGTCCTCTCCCCGTTCGACTTCTCCAGAAG GGCTCAGAAAGACGACGATGTGACGATCAAGGTGCTCTACTGCGGGATCTGTCACACTGATCTCTACATCATCAAGAACGAATGGGGCAACGCCATGTACCCCGTTGTTCCCGG GCACGAGATCCTGGGCGTGGTGACGGACGTGGGCAGCGGCGTGACCAAGTTCAAGGCCGGCGAGACCGTGGGCGTGGGCTACTTCGTCGGGTCGTGCCGCTCCTGCGAATCCTGCGGCAACGGGTACGAGAACTACTGCTACGGCATGGTGCTCACCTCCAACGGCATCGACGccgagcacggcggcgccgtcaCCCAGGGGGGCTTCTCCGACGTGATCGTCGTGAACGAGGACTACGTGGTCCGCGTCCCGGACGGGCTGCCACTGGACAAAgccgcgccgctgctctgcgCGGGCGTCACGGTGTACAGCCCCATGATGCGCTTCGGCCTGAACGCGCCAGGGAAGCACCTGGGCGTCGTGGGCCTCGGGGGCCTCGGCCACGTGGCCGTCAAGTTCGGCAAGGCGTTCGGCATGAAGGTCACCGTGATCAGCACCTCGCCGGGGAAGCGCGAGGAGGCGATCGAGAagctcggcgccgacgactTCCTGGTGAGCCGGGACCCCGGGCAGATGCAGGCGGCGTTCGGGACCATGGACGGCATCCTGGACACGGTGTCGGCGTGGCACCCGATCTCGCCGCTGTTCGCGCTGATGAAGCCCATGGGCCAGATGGTGTTCGTGGGCGGGCCGACCAAGCCGCTGGAGCTGCCGGCGGTCGCGATCGTGCCGGGCGGCAAGGGCATCGCCGGGAACTGCGTCGGCGGGATGAGGGACTGCCAGGCCATGCTGGACTTCGCGGGGAAGCACGGCATCACCGCCGAGGTGGAGGTCATCAAGATGGACTACGTCAACACGGCGCTGGAGCGGCTCCAGAAGAACGACGTCCGCTACCGCTTCGTCATTGACGTCGCCGGCAGCCTCGGCACCACCGCGTAG
- the LOC100845223 gene encoding probable cinnamyl alcohol dehydrogenase 8D, producing the protein MEQGKAALGWAARDASGHLSPYNFSRRVQKDDDVTIKVLFCGICHTDLHIIKNEWGNALYPIVPGHEVVGVVTDVGPGVKNFKAGETVGVGYFLDSCRTCDSCSKGHENYCPTLVLTSNGVDYDGATTQGGFSDVVVVNQDYVVRVPDTLPPDGAAPLLCAGVTVYSPMMQYGLNAPGKHLGVVGLGGLGHMAVKFGKAFGMKVTVISSSLRKREEALDRLGADDFLVSSDAEQMKAAAGAMDGIIDTVSAGHPIVPLLELLRPMGQMVVCGAPSEPLQLPAYAVITGGKRIAGNGVGSVRDCQAMLDFAGEHGITADVEVVKMDYVNTAVERLERNDVRYRFVIDVAGSLQQGGAA; encoded by the exons ATGGAGCAAGGCAAGGCCGCGCTCGGGTGGGCCGCGAGAGACGCCTCCGGCCACCTCTCCCCGTACAACTTCTCAAGAAG AGTTCAGAAGGACGACGATGTGACGATCAAGGTGCTCTTCTGTGGGATCTGCCACACGGACCTCCACATCATCAAGAACGAGTGGGGCAACGCCCTGTACCCCATCGTTCCCGG GCATGAGGTCGTCGGCGTCGTGACCGACGTCGGCCCCGGCGTGAAGAACTTCAAGGCGGGCGAGACGGTGGGCGTGGGCTACTTTCTCGACTCGTGCCGCACCTGCGACAGCTGCAGCAAAGGGCACGAGAACTACTGCCCCACGCTGGTGCTCACCTCCAACGGCGTGGACTACGACGGCGCGACCACGCAGGGCGGGTTCTCCGACGTGGTCGTCGTCAACCAGGACTACGTCGTGCGCGTCCCGGACACGCTGCCCCCGGAcggcgccgcgccgctgctctgcgCCGGCGTCACGGTGTACAGCCCCATGATGCAGTACGGCCTCAACGCGCCCGGGAAGCACCTCGGCGTCGTGGGCCTCGGCGGGCTCGGCCACATGGCCGTCAAGTTCGGCAAGGCGTTCGGGATGAAAGTCACCGTGATCAGCTCGTCGCTGAGGAagcgcgaggaggcgctggACCGCCTGGGCGCCGACGACTTCTTGGTCAGCAGCGACGCGGAGCAGATGAaggccgcggcgggcgccaTGGACGGCATCATCGACACGGTGTCGGCGGGGCACCCGATCGTGCCGCTGCTGGAGCTGCTGAGGCCCATGGGGCAGATGGTGGTGTGCGGGGCGCCGAGcgagccgctgcagctgccggCGTACGCCGTCATCACGGGCGGGAAGCGCATCGCCGGGAACGGCGTGGGCAGCGTCCGCGACTGCCAGGCCATGCTGGACTTCGCCGGGGAGCACGGCATCACTGCTGACGTCGAGGTCGTCAAGATGGACTATGTTAACACGGCGGTCGAACGGCTCGAGAGGAACGATGTGAGGTACCGCTTCGTCATCGATGTCGCCGGCAGCCTGCAGCAGGGCGGCGCCGCTTAA